One genomic window of Clostridia bacterium includes the following:
- the miaB gene encoding tRNA (N6-isopentenyl adenosine(37)-C2)-methylthiotransferase MiaB has product MCYDKKQGILGKSESGPLPNEIIDMMRQREYALAVREIISKKGALRGRDHTACVVTYGCQQNENDSERLRGMLLEMGYRLVSERRGADLVVFNTCAVREGAEMRLFGNVGALVHEKRKNPDMKIAVCGCMMQIEENARRIKMRYPHVDAVFGTHTLARFPEILLNTLKDGGRTFDVLNTDGRIYEGLPILRDNGFSANISIMYGCNNFCSYCIVPYVRGRERSREPQKILDEVTAALESGVKEIMLLGQNVNSYGRDLSEDIDFSDLLRSINDIRGDFRIKFMTSHPKDATGKLFRTMAECQKAARHLHLPFQAGDDRVLRAMNRGYTKKQYLDKLALARSYMPDLTVTSDVIVGFPSETEDEFLNTLALVREGQFDMLFTFLYSRRPGTPAAAMDEQVPRDVKKRRFDELTALQNGISLEKNKALLHRRVRVLVEGESRTDANMMTGRTDGGKTVNFEGTKDLKGKFCDLEIIKANTWSLYGKL; this is encoded by the coding sequence ATGTGTTATGATAAAAAACAAGGTATTTTAGGAAAATCGGAGAGTGGACCATTGCCAAACGAAATAATTGACATGATGCGGCAAAGAGAGTATGCTTTGGCGGTGCGTGAAATAATATCTAAAAAGGGCGCGCTTCGCGGCAGGGATCATACTGCCTGCGTGGTGACGTACGGCTGCCAGCAGAACGAGAACGATTCGGAGCGGCTGCGCGGAATGCTCCTTGAGATGGGATACAGGCTCGTTTCGGAAAGACGCGGCGCCGATCTGGTCGTGTTCAACACCTGCGCCGTGCGCGAGGGGGCCGAGATGCGATTGTTCGGAAACGTGGGCGCGCTTGTGCACGAAAAGAGAAAGAATCCCGATATGAAGATAGCCGTATGCGGCTGCATGATGCAGATAGAAGAAAACGCCCGCCGCATAAAAATGCGCTATCCCCACGTTGACGCCGTATTCGGCACGCACACGCTGGCGCGTTTTCCCGAAATACTTTTAAATACGCTTAAAGACGGCGGCCGCACGTTCGACGTTCTAAATACCGACGGACGCATATACGAGGGGCTGCCGATACTGCGCGACAACGGGTTTTCGGCCAATATATCCATAATGTACGGCTGCAACAACTTCTGCTCGTACTGCATCGTGCCTTATGTGCGCGGACGCGAACGCTCGCGCGAGCCGCAAAAGATACTTGATGAAGTCACTGCGGCGCTTGAGTCGGGCGTTAAGGAGATCATGCTTTTGGGGCAGAACGTAAACTCCTACGGGCGCGACCTTAGTGAAGATATAGACTTTTCCGATCTGCTGCGAAGCATAAACGATATTCGGGGCGACTTTCGCATAAAGTTCATGACGTCGCATCCGAAGGACGCGACGGGGAAGCTCTTTCGCACTATGGCAGAATGCCAAAAGGCGGCGCGCCATCTGCATCTTCCGTTCCAGGCGGGAGACGACAGGGTGCTTCGTGCGATGAACCGCGGATATACGAAAAAGCAGTATCTTGACAAGCTTGCGCTTGCGCGTTCTTATATGCCCGACCTTACGGTCACGAGCGACGTTATCGTGGGATTTCCGTCCGAGACGGAGGACGAGTTTTTAAATACGCTTGCTCTCGTTCGCGAGGGGCAGTTCGATATGCTCTTTACTTTTCTCTATTCAAGGCGGCCCGGAACTCCCGCCGCCGCTATGGATGAGCAGGTGCCGCGAGACGTAAAAAAACGCCGCTTCGACGAGCTTACGGCGCTTCAGAACGGTATCTCTCTTGAGAAAAACAAGGCTTTGCTTCATCGCCGCGTGCGAGTTTTGGTAGAGGGGGAGAGCCGTACCGATGCGAATATGATGACGGGACGCACTGACGGCGGAAAAACAGTGAATTTCGAGGGGACGAAGGACCTTAAGGGGAAGTTCTGCGACCTTGAGATAATAAAGGCCAACACATGGTCGCTATACGGAAAATTATAA
- a CDS encoding VanW family protein, with translation MDEAVTYETELISVVTPLLDKREGRIENIRLTVETLQGKVLGPKEEFSFNESVGRRTMERGFKKAVVFKDNEKEKEVGGGICQVSSALYKAAKDAGLTVTERHEHGLLVDYVPKGEDATVYYGELDLKFLNSTDKPIRMDFYLGSDELTVTLTSLGA, from the coding sequence TTGGACGAAGCCGTAACTTACGAAACCGAGCTTATAAGTGTCGTTACGCCGCTTTTGGACAAGCGCGAGGGGCGCATAGAGAATATACGCCTTACCGTGGAGACGCTTCAGGGAAAGGTGCTTGGTCCCAAAGAAGAGTTTTCATTCAACGAGAGCGTCGGGCGGCGTACAATGGAGCGCGGTTTTAAGAAGGCAGTTGTTTTTAAGGACAATGAAAAGGAAAAAGAAGTCGGCGGAGGTATATGCCAGGTAAGCTCCGCGCTTTATAAAGCGGCGAAGGACGCCGGACTTACCGTAACGGAGCGCCACGAGCACGGACTTTTAGTTGACTATGTGCCGAAAGGCGAAGACGCCACGGTATATTACGGCGAGCTTGATCTTAAGTTTTTAAATTCGACAGACAAGCCGATAAGAATGGATTTTTATTTGGGAAGCGACGAGCTTACGGTAACGCTGACAAGCCTGGGGGCGTGA
- a CDS encoding MBOAT family protein: MLFSSTLFIYGFLPAVLLLYYAVFKPFLKKMTYRNVLLFAASIFFYAWGEPRFVFVMLLSIAANWYFALMITKYRETPRARLVLIFTLVFNLGIIFIFKYLMFFCENINVMFGAGLKVPVIDLPIGISFFTFQSISYVVDVYRKKGRAQKNILNVGLYIAFFPQLIAGPIVRYQTVAAQIMNRKETLAGFSYGFCRFVAGLAKKVLIANQMAPVADAAFSGGGPESVMTAWLGALAYTLQIYFDFSGYSDMAIGLGQMFGFKFLENFNYPYISKSITEFWRRWHMSLGTWFRDYVYIPMGGSRVESRIRLIINLFVVWLLTGVWHGASWNFIVWGLYYLVFLVMEKMLYPDALKNASDSPPKTRALWHLYTMAVVVFGWVIFRADTLAGALSYMGAMFGGAGVPFVSDDFLMFATGKGWYLILGAVLSCPLAPYISEKLNAFKEQTAPRRALSLAADIIYPAAYAALLLLCTAFLLKNTYNPFIYFNF, from the coding sequence ATGCTTTTTTCAAGCACATTATTTATTTACGGCTTTCTTCCGGCGGTACTTTTATTGTACTATGCCGTGTTTAAGCCGTTCTTAAAAAAAATGACTTACAGAAACGTGCTCTTGTTTGCGGCAAGTATATTTTTCTATGCTTGGGGCGAGCCACGCTTCGTTTTTGTAATGCTTCTGTCAATAGCGGCGAACTGGTATTTTGCGCTTATGATAACAAAGTACAGAGAAACGCCGCGCGCAAGACTCGTTCTGATTTTTACGCTTGTTTTCAATTTGGGCATTATTTTTATCTTTAAGTACCTTATGTTTTTCTGCGAGAACATAAACGTGATGTTCGGCGCGGGGCTTAAAGTGCCGGTGATAGATCTGCCGATAGGCATATCGTTTTTTACCTTCCAGTCTATATCCTACGTTGTCGACGTATACAGAAAAAAAGGACGCGCGCAGAAAAACATATTGAACGTCGGGCTTTATATAGCCTTTTTCCCTCAGCTTATAGCGGGACCGATAGTACGATATCAAACGGTTGCCGCTCAGATAATGAACAGGAAAGAGACTCTTGCCGGTTTTTCCTACGGCTTTTGCCGCTTTGTTGCGGGTCTTGCAAAAAAGGTGCTTATAGCAAATCAGATGGCGCCGGTAGCCGACGCGGCTTTTTCGGGCGGCGGGCCGGAGTCTGTCATGACGGCGTGGCTCGGCGCTTTGGCGTATACGCTGCAGATATATTTCGACTTTTCGGGATATTCCGACATGGCGATAGGCCTGGGGCAGATGTTCGGCTTCAAATTTCTTGAGAACTTCAACTATCCTTATATTTCAAAGAGCATAACAGAGTTCTGGCGCAGATGGCACATGTCGCTGGGAACATGGTTCCGAGATTATGTTTACATACCTATGGGCGGCTCGAGAGTGGAGAGCCGCATAAGGCTTATAATAAATCTCTTCGTCGTATGGCTCTTAACGGGCGTATGGCACGGTGCTTCGTGGAATTTCATAGTATGGGGCCTTTATTATCTTGTATTTCTTGTAATGGAAAAAATGCTCTACCCCGACGCGCTGAAAAATGCTTCGGACTCGCCTCCTAAAACGCGCGCGCTGTGGCATCTTTATACAATGGCTGTCGTGGTGTTCGGCTGGGTCATTTTCCGTGCCGATACGCTTGCTGGCGCGCTTTCGTATATGGGAGCCATGTTCGGCGGCGCGGGAGTGCCGTTCGTTTCCGATGATTTTCTTATGTTTGCAACGGGAAAAGGCTGGTATCTTATTTTGGGGGCTGTTTTATCGTGCCCGCTTGCGCCGTATATATCCGAAAAGCTTAACGCCTTCAAAGAGCAGACTGCGCCTCGGCGCGCTCTGTCGCTTGCGGCGGATATAATATATCCTGCGGCCTATGCAGCGCTTTTGCTTCTGTGTACCGCATTCCTTTTAAAGAACACTTATAACCCGTTTATTTATTTTAATTTTTAG
- the mutL gene encoding DNA mismatch repair endonuclease MutL — protein sequence MGKIKVLDKHVASLIAAGEVVGRSGSVIKELVENSIDAGADSISVEIKAGGSAFMRVSDNGCGMTKEDAGLCLLRHATSKLSDEAGLEAITSLGFRGEALSSICAVSRMEILTKTKDDEAGILLRAEGGEIFSISKAGCPTGTTVIVRDLFYNTPARLKFLKRDSAEAAHISDIMSRIALGNPSIAFKLIRDGNTVMQTYGDGELKNAVYAVWGKRILDGMTDVDYEKSGIKVSGLVCAPYAAKNNRSFQNFYINGRFVRSKLLSAALSEAYSPNLFTGRFPVAVLHIEIAPSAVDVNVDPEKLTVKFSNERDLFDTVYFAVKSALSESGVKPARIGPKYTAADFGSAPIQTAFISPRAEDEKAQNAFSLRQDSVLKNAVKQGGALTLPDLSKDAPKKPDDTPDGIMTDRVYVYDPDSADIRANIRKENKTPKFGNTLKNETYPDHPIINTGEEITPDVFVVGELYSTYIIAQSGDITYIIDKHAAHERIIFERIRGRSEAASQILLSPESITLSPKDFEIVMSGKEALSNMGFDIEDFGTNTVLVRAVPFDAAEADTEQLIYELIADIERAHDRKSASATEEMLKTVACKAAIKAGYVTSKREMEELSKLVLSDSRYKYCPHGRPTYLKLTNDDLKKQFSRT from the coding sequence ATGGGTAAGATAAAGGTCCTCGACAAACATGTAGCTTCGCTTATCGCTGCCGGAGAGGTAGTGGGAAGAAGCGGCTCCGTTATAAAGGAGCTTGTTGAAAACTCAATAGATGCGGGAGCGGACAGTATAAGCGTGGAGATAAAGGCCGGAGGCAGCGCTTTCATGCGCGTTTCCGACAACGGCTGCGGCATGACCAAGGAGGACGCAGGACTTTGCCTGCTTCGTCATGCGACGAGCAAGCTTTCAGACGAGGCTGGGCTGGAGGCGATAACGAGCCTCGGCTTTCGCGGCGAGGCGCTCTCCTCGATCTGCGCCGTTTCGCGCATGGAGATACTTACGAAAACAAAAGACGACGAGGCGGGAATACTTTTAAGAGCCGAGGGCGGCGAGATCTTTTCTATCTCAAAGGCGGGATGTCCCACGGGCACTACGGTGATCGTGCGCGACCTTTTTTACAATACGCCCGCAAGGCTTAAATTCCTAAAGCGCGATTCGGCGGAAGCGGCGCATATTTCGGATATAATGTCGCGCATCGCGCTGGGAAATCCCTCTATAGCATTTAAGCTCATACGCGACGGCAATACGGTAATGCAGACTTATGGTGACGGAGAGCTTAAAAACGCCGTTTACGCCGTATGGGGCAAAAGAATTTTAGACGGCATGACAGACGTCGATTATGAAAAATCGGGCATAAAGGTAAGCGGACTTGTGTGCGCGCCGTATGCCGCAAAAAACAACAGGTCGTTTCAGAATTTTTATATAAACGGAAGATTTGTGCGCTCGAAGCTTTTGTCGGCGGCGCTTTCGGAAGCATATTCGCCCAATCTTTTTACAGGCAGGTTCCCCGTGGCCGTGCTTCATATCGAGATCGCGCCTTCCGCGGTAGACGTTAACGTCGATCCCGAAAAGCTTACAGTGAAGTTTTCAAATGAGAGAGACCTTTTTGATACGGTATATTTTGCCGTAAAGAGCGCGCTTTCCGAAAGCGGCGTAAAGCCTGCGCGCATAGGCCCGAAGTATACGGCGGCCGACTTTGGATCCGCACCGATTCAGACGGCGTTCATATCGCCGCGAGCAGAGGATGAAAAAGCGCAAAACGCTTTTTCGTTAAGGCAGGACAGCGTATTAAAAAACGCCGTAAAACAGGGCGGCGCGCTGACCTTGCCCGATCTTTCCAAAGATGCGCCGAAAAAGCCCGACGACACGCCGGACGGCATCATGACAGACCGCGTTTATGTATATGATCCGGACAGTGCGGACATAAGAGCGAATATAAGAAAAGAAAACAAAACGCCCAAGTTTGGGAACACTCTTAAAAATGAGACGTATCCCGATCATCCGATCATAAACACAGGCGAAGAAATAACGCCGGATGTTTTTGTCGTGGGAGAGCTCTATTCAACATATATCATAGCTCAAAGCGGCGATATAACGTATATTATCGATAAGCACGCCGCCCATGAGCGCATAATTTTTGAACGGATACGCGGTCGAAGCGAGGCTGCTTCACAGATCCTTCTTTCGCCGGAAAGCATAACGCTGTCGCCCAAGGATTTTGAGATCGTCATGTCGGGAAAAGAAGCGCTTTCGAATATGGGATTTGATATAGAGGACTTCGGCACGAATACCGTGCTTGTACGCGCCGTTCCGTTTGATGCGGCAGAGGCCGATACAGAGCAGCTCATATATGAGCTTATAGCCGATATCGAACGCGCGCATGATAGGAAAAGCGCGTCTGCAACGGAAGAAATGCTTAAAACCGTTGCCTGCAAGGCGGCGATAAAGGCGGGGTATGTGACGTCGAAAAGAGAGATGGAGGAGCTTTCTAAGCTCGTTTTATCAGACTCAAGATATAAATACTGTCCGCACGGCAGACCGACTTATCTGAAGCTTACAAATGACGATTTGAAAAAACAGTTTTCGCGCACATAG
- the mutS gene encoding DNA mismatch repair protein MutS, translating into MTPIMEQYYRLKAEHKDHLLFFRLGDFYEMFFDDADIAARELKLTLTGRKWGQGVRAPMCGVPYHSAESYIKRLIEKGYKVAVCEQTTDPKQSKGLVEREVIRVVTPGTLIEDPLVAASDNNFIAAVFTSPTSCGAAFCDISTGEMHVCRIEGENEQSICDTLYKFLPKEVLLNRGSALNKSLMQFVKTRLGVSGEEISYTPDALLSAAALKEQFGDVLPDELMSADARGAASAAHILIMYLTDTQRGALSNLTNISFFEIDEYMDIDMSTMRNLELTGAMRGDKRGSLLWVLDLSRTPMGRRLIKKRIEMPLLDPARINARLDAVDELHKNPYILGEVCDALDEVYDIERLMSKVAYQRANARDLNALARSLACIPNIKETISSLSCGYIKKINSELYDLKKLYTKISAAITDEPSVQIKEGGIIRSGFDETLDRLRDIGENGKKYIAKLEADEREKTGIKNLKIAHNRVFGYYIEVTRSYYDLVPDGYIRKQTLANSERYTTKQLQEFENTVLGAHDRAIELEYEIFCSLRDEVKAEMRRIQDIASALSRLDAACALSEAALKYDYTRPVIHTGDELIIKEGRHPSVEKMNPSEVFVPNDVYLDCAENRTMIITGPNMAGKSTYMRQCAIITIMAQMGSFVPAKYAKIGVADKVFVRAGASDDLSAGQSTFMLEMSEVANILKNATSRSLLVFDEIGRGTSTYDGMAIARAVVEEVNSKERLGARAMFATHYHELSEMERDFDGIKNYNVSAVREHGTVEFLRKVRPGAADGSFGVEVAALAGVPSRVVRRAREVLCSLEEENAANAGKVPAPACVPPEYEQYRQICAEIIAINPDELTPMDALGRLYELKKRLKRK; encoded by the coding sequence ATGACTCCTATAATGGAGCAATATTACAGACTTAAGGCAGAGCATAAGGATCATCTGCTCTTTTTCAGATTGGGCGATTTCTATGAGATGTTCTTTGACGACGCCGACATTGCGGCGCGTGAGCTTAAGCTTACGCTTACGGGGCGAAAGTGGGGACAGGGCGTTCGTGCGCCCATGTGCGGAGTGCCGTATCACAGCGCCGAGAGCTATATAAAACGGCTCATTGAAAAAGGATACAAGGTAGCCGTATGCGAACAAACTACCGACCCGAAGCAGTCGAAGGGACTTGTGGAGCGAGAAGTGATACGAGTGGTAACGCCGGGAACTCTTATCGAGGATCCGCTCGTCGCCGCATCCGACAATAATTTTATCGCGGCCGTGTTTACGTCGCCGACGTCGTGCGGCGCGGCATTCTGCGACATTTCAACTGGTGAGATGCATGTGTGCCGCATCGAGGGCGAAAACGAGCAGAGCATATGCGATACGCTTTATAAATTCCTGCCGAAAGAGGTGTTATTAAACAGGGGATCTGCTTTAAACAAAAGCCTTATGCAGTTTGTGAAAACGCGGCTCGGCGTTTCGGGCGAGGAGATAAGCTACACTCCCGATGCGCTTTTATCCGCGGCTGCGCTTAAAGAGCAGTTTGGAGACGTGCTGCCCGATGAGCTTATGAGCGCCGATGCGCGCGGGGCTGCAAGCGCCGCACATATACTTATCATGTATCTTACGGATACGCAAAGAGGCGCGCTTTCAAACCTTACGAATATATCGTTTTTTGAGATAGACGAATACATGGACATAGATATGTCCACAATGAGAAATCTTGAGCTTACCGGGGCGATGCGCGGAGACAAGCGCGGCTCGCTTTTATGGGTGCTCGATCTTTCGCGCACGCCGATGGGACGAAGGCTCATAAAAAAGCGCATAGAGATGCCGCTGCTCGATCCCGCGCGCATAAACGCGCGTCTCGACGCCGTTGACGAGCTTCATAAAAATCCGTATATCTTGGGCGAGGTCTGTGATGCCCTCGACGAGGTATACGATATCGAAAGGCTCATGTCGAAGGTAGCATATCAAAGAGCGAACGCGCGCGACTTAAACGCGCTCGCGCGCTCGCTTGCGTGCATTCCGAATATAAAGGAGACTATTTCTTCGCTTTCATGCGGATATATAAAAAAGATAAATTCCGAGCTTTACGATCTGAAAAAACTCTATACGAAAATATCCGCCGCGATAACGGATGAGCCCTCCGTTCAGATAAAGGAGGGCGGCATAATAAGAAGCGGCTTTGACGAGACGCTCGACAGACTGAGAGATATAGGCGAGAACGGCAAAAAATACATAGCGAAGCTTGAAGCCGACGAACGCGAAAAAACGGGCATAAAAAATCTGAAGATAGCGCATAACCGCGTGTTCGGCTATTACATCGAGGTCACGCGATCTTATTACGACCTCGTGCCGGACGGATACATAAGAAAGCAGACGCTGGCAAACAGCGAGCGGTATACGACAAAGCAGCTTCAGGAATTCGAGAACACGGTGCTCGGCGCGCACGACAGGGCCATAGAGCTTGAATATGAGATATTTTGTTCATTAAGAGACGAAGTAAAGGCCGAGATGCGGCGCATACAGGACATAGCCTCTGCGCTGTCGAGGCTTGACGCGGCCTGCGCGCTTTCGGAGGCGGCGTTAAAGTATGATTACACGCGCCCCGTTATCCATACGGGAGACGAGCTTATAATAAAAGAGGGACGCCACCCTTCGGTGGAAAAGATGAATCCATCGGAGGTGTTCGTCCCCAACGACGTATATCTCGACTGCGCGGAAAACAGGACGATGATAATAACGGGCCCTAATATGGCGGGCAAGTCTACGTACATGAGACAATGCGCAATAATCACGATAATGGCGCAGATGGGCTCCTTCGTGCCGGCGAAGTACGCAAAAATAGGCGTCGCAGACAAGGTCTTTGTGAGGGCTGGAGCCTCGGACGACCTCTCGGCCGGACAGTCCACCTTTATGCTTGAAATGAGCGAGGTGGCGAATATTTTAAAGAACGCAACTTCGCGTTCGCTCCTCGTTTTTGACGAGATAGGACGCGGCACGAGCACCTACGACGGCATGGCTATCGCGCGCGCCGTTGTTGAGGAGGTAAATTCAAAGGAGAGACTGGGCGCGCGCGCGATGTTCGCCACGCATTATCACGAGCTTTCCGAAATGGAGCGCGATTTTGACGGGATCAAGAATTACAACGTATCGGCCGTAAGAGAACACGGCACGGTGGAGTTTTTGCGAAAAGTACGCCCCGGAGCGGCTGACGGTAGCTTCGGCGTAGAGGTAGCGGCGCTGGCCGGCGTGCCTTCGCGCGTTGTACGGCGCGCAAGAGAGGTGCTTTGCTCGCTGGAGGAAGAAAACGCCGCAAACGCGGGAAAGGTGCCTGCTCCCGCCTGTGTGCCTCCCGAGTATGAACAGTACAGGCAGATATGCGCAGAGATTATAGCGATAAACCCCGACGAGCTTACGCCGATGGACGCGCTGGGCAGGCTTTATGAGCTTAAAAAACGTTTAAAGAGGAAATAG
- a CDS encoding YlbF family regulator, whose product MSMDLILSKAVEIGELMRETEQVKRLLAANEAFEADEALRDKVGNFEMQRQKLVQMQNDGASNEEMETQNSQIMSIYEEIMASPIMSDMTDANNEVQQIMNYIIRTISSCFAGSSDECGGDCSGCAGCH is encoded by the coding sequence ATGTCGATGGATCTTATTTTATCTAAAGCAGTGGAAATAGGCGAGCTTATGAGAGAGACCGAGCAGGTCAAAAGACTTCTGGCCGCAAACGAGGCGTTTGAGGCAGATGAAGCGCTCAGAGACAAGGTGGGCAACTTTGAGATGCAGCGTCAGAAGCTCGTTCAGATGCAGAATGACGGCGCGTCGAACGAAGAGATGGAGACGCAGAATTCTCAGATAATGAGCATATATGAGGAGATCATGGCAAGCCCCATTATGTCGGATATGACCGATGCCAACAACGAGGTTCAGCAGATAATGAACTATATCATTCGCACGATAAGCTCCTGCTTTGCAGGTTCGAGCGACGAGTGCGGCGGAGACTGCTCCGGCTGCGCAGGATGCCACTAA
- a CDS encoding nucleoside deaminase — protein MTREEKQSYMKEALTEAEKCAAAGDVPVGCVVVENGRIVGRGRNLREARASATSHAEIVAIEDACARLGRRNLKGASIFVTLEPCPMCAGAIMLARIDEIYIGALDFTTGACGSKFNLFDWDMAPKPKIEYGVLKDDCARIISRFFEKMRKSADI, from the coding sequence ATGACAAGAGAAGAAAAACAGTCATATATGAAAGAAGCGCTCACGGAGGCCGAAAAGTGCGCCGCCGCAGGCGATGTGCCGGTAGGATGCGTCGTTGTTGAAAACGGCCGTATCGTAGGAAGGGGCCGAAACTTAAGAGAGGCGCGCGCGTCCGCCACGTCGCATGCTGAGATCGTGGCCATTGAGGACGCATGCGCAAGGCTCGGAAGGCGGAATTTAAAGGGCGCGTCGATCTTTGTAACGCTGGAGCCGTGTCCCATGTGCGCCGGAGCGATAATGCTTGCGCGGATAGATGAAATATACATTGGCGCGCTCGATTTTACAACGGGAGCGTGCGGCTCAAAATTCAATCTGTTCGATTGGGATATGGCGCCGAAGCCGAAAATAGAGTACGGCGTTTTAAAAGACGACTGCGCGCGTATAATATCGCGCTTTTTTGAAAAAATGCGAAAAAGTGCGGACATTTAA
- a CDS encoding glucose-6-phosphate isomerase, whose translation MSFNIDFKNCGDIFSLAEFEAYKIRSLDAYYALISKNGAGANMTIWHDLPESTSDESLNRIKECAERIKQSSDAFVLIGIGGSYAGARGAIEFIKGRNYNLTAKDTPMIFYSGCDLSPDSINSVMDMLRERDFSINVVSKSGTTLEPDLAFKIFLELIKERYGESEAAQRIYVTTDPTKGLLRELSDERGYESFDIPPGVGGRYSVLTPVGLLPMAVCGVDIDEVMRGARDAYRDFMEPEFEDNLCLQYAAVRNYLYSKGKCVEVFASFEPNLHAFGEWLKQLFAESEGKSGGGIFPVFSTFSTDLHSIGQYIQDGTKNQFETLLWPDSPLSDITLSDSAKDGALSYLSGMKLSEINRYAMISSAAAHRDGGVPNLTVTFPRADAYSYGYLTYFFEKACALSGYILGVDPFNQPGVEAYKRYMRKFLNKPMK comes from the coding sequence ATGTCCTTTAATATTGATTTTAAAAATTGCGGCGATATTTTTTCTTTGGCGGAATTTGAAGCGTATAAAATACGCTCGCTTGACGCGTATTACGCGCTTATATCAAAAAACGGCGCAGGAGCGAACATGACGATTTGGCACGACCTGCCCGAAAGCACGAGCGATGAGTCTCTTAATAGAATAAAAGAATGCGCGGAGAGGATAAAACAAAGCTCTGACGCCTTTGTGCTCATAGGGATAGGCGGCTCATACGCGGGCGCGCGGGGAGCCATAGAGTTCATAAAGGGGCGAAATTACAACCTTACGGCGAAGGATACGCCGATGATCTTTTACAGCGGATGCGATTTGTCGCCGGACAGCATAAACTCTGTGATGGATATGCTGAGAGAACGTGATTTTTCCATAAACGTGGTATCAAAATCAGGCACGACGCTTGAGCCGGATCTGGCGTTCAAGATATTTTTGGAGCTTATAAAAGAACGTTACGGCGAAAGCGAGGCGGCGCAAAGGATATACGTTACGACCGACCCGACAAAGGGACTTTTAAGAGAGCTTTCAGACGAGCGCGGATATGAATCGTTCGACATTCCCCCAGGCGTGGGAGGACGTTATTCGGTGCTCACGCCGGTAGGGCTTCTTCCTATGGCCGTATGCGGCGTAGATATAGACGAGGTAATGCGCGGCGCGCGCGACGCTTACCGCGATTTTATGGAGCCTGAGTTTGAAGACAATCTATGTCTTCAATACGCTGCCGTTAGAAACTATCTTTACAGTAAAGGCAAATGCGTTGAAGTTTTCGCCTCGTTCGAGCCAAATCTTCATGCCTTCGGCGAATGGTTAAAGCAGCTTTTTGCCGAAAGCGAGGGAAAGAGCGGCGGCGGCATATTCCCCGTGTTCTCCACGTTCTCGACCGACCTTCATTCGATTGGCCAGTATATACAGGACGGCACGAAGAACCAGTTCGAAACGCTTTTATGGCCCGACTCCCCGCTTTCCGATATAACGCTTTCGGACAGCGCGAAGGACGGCGCTCTTTCGTATCTTTCAGGCATGAAGCTGTCGGAAATAAACCGTTATGCGATGATATCGTCGGCTGCGGCGCATCGCGACGGAGGCGTACCTAATCTTACCGTCACATTCCCGCGCGCCGACGCATATTCATACGGATACCTTACGTATTTCTTTGAAAAGGCGTGCGCGCTGTCGGGATATATTTTGGGCGTGGATCCGTTCAATCAGCCGGGAGTAGAGGCTTACAAACGTTATATGAGAAAATTTTTGAATAAGCCAATGAAGTGA